The following are encoded together in the Blautia obeum ATCC 29174 genome:
- the htpG gene encoding molecular chaperone HtpG: MAEKHGNLSINSENIFPIIKKWLYSDHDIFVRELVSNGCDAITKLKKLEVMGEYAFPDDYKPAVQVVVDSEAKTLKFIDNGIGMTADEVEEYITQIAFSGATEFLEKYKDKTTDDQMIGHFGLGFYSAFMVADEVHIDTLSFKEGATAVHWTCDGGTEYDMQDGDRTTVGTEITLFLNDESLEFCNEYRMREVIEKYCSFMPVNIYLSNANAEQEYETIDEADLRDDDVVVEHIHEDAKTEEKENDKGEKEVVEVSPARERVKINKRPVSLSDPNPLWMKHPNECSDEDYKEFYRKVFMDYKEPLFWIHLNMDYPFNLKGILYFPKINTEYDSIEGTIKLYNNQVFIADNIKEVIPEFLLLLKGVIDCPDLPLNVSRSALQNDGFVQKISEYISKKVADKLTGMCKTDRESYEKYWDDISPFIKFGCIKDSKFSEKLHDYILFKDVDNKYLTLKDCIEQNKKEDTAESDDTKKEDAENKENAEKKEPEKTTIFYVTDPVQQSQYINMFREAGKNAVILSHNIDTTFISHLEQKDQTIQFKRIDADVTEELKGEGAADENTAKTLTELFRKNLNMEKLEVKAENLKNESVAAMMTLSEESRRMQDMMKMYNMYGMDPGMFGGQETLVLNVSHPLVKYLAENQESEHAAVICQQLYDLAMLSHKQLSPDEMTKFVQRSNEILMLLTK, translated from the coding sequence ATGGCTGAAAAGCACGGAAATTTATCAATTAACAGTGAAAACATTTTTCCTATCATAAAGAAATGGCTGTATTCTGACCATGATATTTTTGTTCGAGAACTGGTATCCAATGGTTGCGATGCCATTACAAAATTAAAGAAACTTGAAGTGATGGGAGAATATGCTTTCCCGGATGATTATAAACCGGCAGTGCAGGTCGTTGTAGATTCTGAAGCAAAGACTTTGAAATTTATCGATAATGGTATTGGTATGACTGCTGATGAAGTAGAGGAATATATTACACAGATCGCATTTTCCGGTGCAACAGAATTTCTGGAGAAGTATAAAGATAAAACAACGGATGACCAGATGATTGGTCATTTCGGTCTGGGATTCTATTCTGCATTTATGGTAGCAGATGAAGTGCATATTGATACTCTTTCTTTTAAAGAAGGTGCAACAGCAGTACACTGGACATGCGATGGTGGTACAGAATATGATATGCAGGATGGGGACAGAACAACAGTTGGTACAGAGATTACGCTGTTTCTGAATGATGAAAGCCTGGAGTTCTGTAATGAATATCGTATGCGTGAAGTTATTGAGAAATACTGTTCTTTCATGCCGGTAAATATTTATCTGTCTAATGCAAATGCAGAGCAGGAGTATGAGACAATCGACGAAGCTGATCTGAGAGACGACGATGTTGTCGTTGAACATATTCATGAAGATGCAAAGACAGAAGAAAAAGAAAATGATAAGGGCGAAAAAGAAGTTGTAGAGGTTTCTCCTGCACGTGAGCGTGTAAAGATCAACAAACGTCCGGTATCTTTAAGTGATCCGAATCCGTTGTGGATGAAACATCCGAATGAGTGCTCTGATGAGGATTATAAAGAATTCTACCGTAAGGTATTTATGGATTACAAAGAGCCATTGTTCTGGATCCACCTGAACATGGATTATCCGTTTAACCTGAAAGGTATTTTATATTTCCCGAAGATCAATACAGAATATGATTCTATTGAGGGAACAATTAAATTATACAATAACCAGGTATTTATCGCAGATAATATTAAAGAGGTAATCCCAGAATTCCTGCTTCTTCTTAAAGGTGTGATCGATTGTCCGGATCTGCCATTGAATGTATCCAGAAGTGCGCTGCAGAATGATGGATTTGTTCAGAAAATTTCTGAATATATTTCCAAGAAAGTAGCAGATAAACTGACAGGAATGTGTAAGACAGATCGTGAGTCTTATGAGAAATACTGGGATGATATCAGTCCATTCATTAAATTTGGATGCATTAAAGACAGCAAGTTCTCTGAAAAACTGCATGACTACATTCTGTTTAAAGATGTTGACAATAAATATCTGACATTGAAAGACTGTATCGAGCAGAATAAGAAAGAAGATACAGCTGAGTCTGACGATACAAAGAAAGAAGATGCTGAGAATAAGGAGAATGCAGAAAAGAAAGAGCCTGAAAAGACAACGATCTTCTATGTGACAGATCCGGTACAGCAGAGCCAGTACATCAATATGTTCAGAGAAGCAGGAAAAAATGCAGTTATTCTTTCTCACAATATTGATACAACTTTTATCTCTCACCTGGAACAGAAAGATCAGACAATTCAGTTCAAGAGAATTGATGCAGATGTGACAGAAGAACTGAAGGGTGAAGGTGCAGCAGATGAAAATACTGCAAAAACTCTGACAGAATTATTCCGTAAGAATCTGAATATGGAGAAACTGGAAGTTAAGGCAGAGAATCTGAAGAATGAATCTGTTGCAGCAATGATGACACTTTCGGAGGAAAGTCGTCGTATGCAGGATATGATGAAGATGTACAATATGTACGGAATGGATCCTGGAATGTTTGGCGGTCAGGAAACTTTGGTGCTGAATGTGAGTCATCCGCTGGTAAAATACCTTGCGGAAAATCAGGAGTCTGAACATGCAGCAGTAATCTGCCAGCAGTTATATGATCTTGCAATGTTGAGTCATAAACAGTTATCGCCAGATGAAATGACCAAATTTGTACAGAGAAGCAATGAAATTCTGATGCTTCTTACAAAATAA
- a CDS encoding HAD family hydrolase — protein MIKACIFDLDGTLANTLESMAYVANEILKSMNLKPQPVENFKYYSGEGADMLIRRCLKDAGDPELTHYEEVRRIYRKKFDEDPLYKVVPYEGIKEMLKELKKRGMKLAVCSNKPHVAAVKVIEKMFDGYFDFVIGQSDSIRRKPAPDGPLKAASEFGVSPSECMYVGDTKTDMETGTAAKMHTVGVLWGFRDREELESNGAEKVAEKPQDLLYICEEWKND, from the coding sequence ATGATAAAGGCTTGTATTTTTGATCTGGATGGTACTTTGGCAAATACACTGGAGTCAATGGCTTATGTGGCAAATGAGATTTTAAAGAGTATGAATCTCAAACCACAGCCGGTGGAAAACTTTAAATATTACAGTGGGGAAGGGGCGGATATGCTCATTCGCCGCTGTCTGAAAGATGCCGGTGATCCGGAACTGACACATTATGAAGAAGTTCGCAGGATTTACAGAAAAAAATTTGATGAAGATCCATTATACAAAGTTGTACCATATGAAGGCATTAAAGAAATGCTGAAGGAGCTGAAAAAACGTGGAATGAAGCTGGCAGTCTGCTCGAACAAACCACATGTGGCAGCTGTGAAAGTAATAGAGAAGATGTTTGATGGGTATTTTGACTTTGTGATCGGACAGAGTGATTCAATACGAAGAAAACCAGCTCCGGATGGTCCTTTGAAAGCGGCGTCAGAATTTGGCGTATCTCCATCAGAGTGTATGTATGTAGGTGACACCAAAACAGATATGGAAACAGGAACTGCTGCAAAAATGCATACGGTAGGAGTACTCTGGGGATTTCGTGACCGTGAGGAACTGGAGAGTAATGGTGCGGAAAAAGTGGCTGAGAAACCACAGGATTTATTATATATATGCGAGGAATGGAAAAATGATTAA
- a CDS encoding Cof-type HAD-IIB family hydrolase, which translates to MIKLVASDLDGTLLFKGAQSLPEEIFPLIRQLKKMGILFVAASGRQYANMKKMFRPVVDDMAFISENGGLAVYNEKVLYQDSFEQELVREIAENIYDKEGSEFTCSTKDFYYIRPKTEHFRDLMINVVGNVCKEINSFEEITEPCMKLAVYERGGLQDDTIHYWNERFGDKCTVVTSGTAWVDFIPFDTNKAKGVEKYQEILGIRPEECIVFGDEYNDIAMLKSVPYSFAMAHAKDGVKQAAAYETERVETILKKLITAKGNIEEVLK; encoded by the coding sequence ATGATTAAACTTGTTGCAAGTGATCTGGACGGAACTTTACTTTTTAAGGGGGCGCAGAGCCTTCCGGAAGAAATTTTCCCACTGATCAGACAGTTAAAAAAAATGGGAATACTGTTTGTGGCTGCAAGTGGACGTCAGTATGCAAATATGAAAAAAATGTTCCGGCCAGTAGTGGATGATATGGCGTTTATCAGCGAAAATGGCGGTCTTGCTGTGTATAATGAAAAAGTTCTTTATCAGGACAGTTTTGAACAGGAGCTGGTCCGTGAAATCGCAGAAAATATTTATGACAAAGAAGGATCAGAATTTACCTGTTCCACGAAAGATTTTTACTATATCAGACCGAAAACAGAACATTTCAGAGATCTGATGATCAATGTCGTTGGAAATGTCTGCAAAGAAATCAATAGCTTTGAAGAAATCACGGAACCGTGTATGAAACTGGCAGTATATGAAAGAGGCGGACTGCAGGACGATACGATTCATTACTGGAATGAACGCTTTGGGGACAAATGTACAGTTGTGACTTCCGGAACAGCATGGGTGGATTTTATTCCTTTTGATACCAATAAGGCAAAAGGCGTTGAAAAATATCAGGAGATTCTGGGAATCAGACCGGAAGAATGTATCGTGTTTGGTGATGAATACAATGATATTGCCATGCTGAAATCTGTTCCGTACAGTTTCGCAATGGCACATGCCAAAGATGGAGTAAAACAGGCAGCGGCATATGAAACGGAGAGAGTTGAGACAATACTAAAAAAGCTGATTACGGCGAAAGGAAACATTGAGGAGGTATTGAAATAA